Genomic segment of uncultured Desulfobacter sp.:
TGTTTTCCCTTCTGTTTTTAAAAGTTTAAAGGAAAATTCCCAAAATAAATGAATATACCGGCTTATGGCAGCCAGTGGAAATGGGAATGTAAAATGAGCGACATTTTTTCAAATATTGGGCATGGCATAACAGAGATCAATGGCTCCCCAAGGGGCGGTTTAAGATCCTTATTTTTATGCGTCCTGTGGTGTATGGCCGCAGGCGTTATCATTGCAACAGGCTTGGGGTGCAAGGAGCAAAAAAACGTTGAGGAAAAGGGCTGTATTATCAAAGCCGGCACCGTGGAAATCAGCCAGGGCGACTTTGCCCGGGAACTGGAAGTCAAACAGGCCAACTACCCCTATGAGGTAAACGACAGCCCCGATGAATACAATGCCATGGTCCTGGATCTTGTTTCTGATCTGTCCGATGAGGCGGTGCTGTTAGCTGCCGCTGCGGATAAGGGCATTGATGTCACTGCCGAGGAACTTGAATCAGCTGTTGATGATTTTAAAAAAGACTATCCCGAAGACAGCTTTGACCGGATGCTCCTTGAACGGGCCATATCATATCCTGTTTGGGAAAAGGGATTAAAAAAAGATCTGGTCATCCAAAAATTAATCATGCAGGATCTGGTGGCCTCCCAGCAAATTCATGCAGAAGATATGATTGCCTTTTATGATCGTCTGGCAGGACGAAACAAATCCACGGATGATGATAATTCAACAATGGATGATAATTCAACAATGGTAGATGAAAACGATCTGGTGCTCAAGCTGCGGATCGAAAAAAGTCAGGATGCCTATGGTGAGTGGATACAGGGGTTGCAGGCCAGTTATCCAGTGCACATTGATAAACTGATGTTAAGCACCTTTTTAATGGACACTGAAAAAAAATAGTCCTCATGGGCGGTCGGGTTCGTCAGTATCCGGACTCAATTCAAAACAAACGATGATAATAATTTAACCCTTATTGGGATTTTTAAATAAGAGGCGAAAGTATGGTTAAAAAACGAAGCATAATTTTAACATCGGTTATATTTGGTTTTTTCTGGGCTGCAAATTGTATGGCCCAAGAAGAGGTGGTGGACCGGATCGTCGCCATTGTAAACGATGATATTGTCACCTTGACCCAGCTTGACACGGCTGCGGCCCCGTATCGAAAAAATATTGAAACCTCCCAGGAGTCTTC
This window contains:
- a CDS encoding SurA N-terminal domain-containing protein, which gives rise to MNIPAYGSQWKWECKMSDIFSNIGHGITEINGSPRGGLRSLFLCVLWCMAAGVIIATGLGCKEQKNVEEKGCIIKAGTVEISQGDFARELEVKQANYPYEVNDSPDEYNAMVLDLVSDLSDEAVLLAAAADKGIDVTAEELESAVDDFKKDYPEDSFDRMLLERAISYPVWEKGLKKDLVIQKLIMQDLVASQQIHAEDMIAFYDRLAGRNKSTDDDNSTMDDNSTMVDENDLVLKLRIEKSQDAYGEWIQGLQASYPVHIDKLMLSTFLMDTEKK